GTTGAAGACACCAATCCACCCCCATGGTCTCAAAACTATTTTATTCGCATCAGTTAACCAATCTTGAATAACATGCATGTGTTTATAAAACAGCCACTATATAAACCATAAAATTGAAAATCAGTTAGGTGGAAGGTTACATGTATATATAACATTTCGCATGTAGGAGTGAATTGCAGCTATAGAATAGGCATGTCAACAAAGATGTAGACCCTAAAAGATGTTGTAGTATTATGGTTTTCAAAACCATAAAAATTATTGCATCCAAACATTACATAACGCTCTGAAAATCATACCAAAGTATTTTAGAAAACCAAGGTATCTTTTTAAAAATCTAAAAATGTTttgcattcaaacataggaaggttatttttttttcttttcttgtatattgtcttgtagtccatctattctaaattataagtcattctaactttcttgtagagtcaaagcatcttaagtatgaccaaaattatagagagaattacaaagatttatgacatcaaatagatatattatgaaaatataattaatgaagaatctaatgaatcataaatgtcattattttatttatataaaattggtcaaacttaagatgataCTTTGACTCTTTAAAaaaattggaatgacttatagtTTTGAATGGATGGAGTAGTAATCAAGACTTCACTTATACACAGAATCTTATCGGGTCAGGTTATCTATAACTCATGGTCTCACACATAGTGGCCACAAGAGACCGACGACGAGGGACGGTGGCGATTTTTCTTTTGAGATAATATAGGGCTGATCTTATTTCTGATTCAAATCAATTAAAGTGATTCGAATTATCCAAAGAAGAAAGAGCAAAATTCACCGCCGGTCTTTGAACTTGGCCGGCGGTGTCATCCAGATCCCTGaacttctaaaatgatatatgtgGGTCCCCTAAACTTGGCAGATTGTGTCATCCAAGTCTCTGAACTTTCAAAATGATCACCGCATGTTCCTAAACTTGGTCGACGGTGTCATCTCAACCCCTCAATTTTCAAGGTGGTCACAGCAAGTCCCTAAACTTGCCAAACGGTGTCATCCGTGTCCAAATATAATAATAACCTACCATGTCTGAAAAATGTTGAACCGTGTCTAAAAAATGCTACAACTTACTCTACTGCTAGACACATAGGGAAGAGAGCAGACCTGCAGCTACTTGTGAGGTTGAGACCTCGGGGAAGAAAGCTGCAGAGGGATCTCCAAGCCTCGTGTGGGTCACCGATGCCGACGTCGATCGACGAGCTCGTCCCCATCACACGAGTCGTGTATGTCCGAGCTGCGAGCTGCTATATGCACGAGCCGTGTACGTCCAACCTGCGAGAGCTGCGAGCTGCTATATGCAACGATCCATGTACCTACGAGCTGTGAGATGCACAAGCCATATACGTGACAATACGAGTCCGATCGTAGCCTAAACTGCCAAGCATGCGAGAGATTAGTTTTTTTGACCGACTATGCACCAAGTAATGGGCacaggatcccgatcttccgtcaggcagtgataactatcgttgtggctgagaatgacacatcgatccggcttcagatcgaaagatcgaaccctataatcttagcaccacaactcctctgattatcaaccgagacacaaatccggttgacctcgccaagaagactAACAAAGAACAcaaacaagaacaagaaagaaagcaaccaaattatagatgaatgACAATACGTGCGAGAGCTGCAAGCTGCTATATGCACGATCCATGTATCTACGAGCTGCGAGCTGCACAAGCCATATACGTGCTTCCCCTCCTCCTTCCTCGTCGACTCGTTCCGACTTCCATCCACGCCCCCGTCACTCTCGCGCGCCTCGTCGTCCTCCGCCGCCGACGATGCCTCGTAAGGCCTCGTCGACCTCAGGTCCGTGCGTCCAGTCCCCTCTCGAAACCTTTTGAAATCTCTACCGCCGGACCTAACGCTTGCCTCCGCCTCGGTAACCCTAACTCCCAGATTCACGCCTCAAATGGCGCAAGCGGAAGCGCAACGCGGACGCGTCCCCGTCCAAGCCCTCCACCTCGGCCGCCGCCGCTGTGGCCGACCACtcctccgactccgactccgcCGACGAGGACGCCGCCGTCCACGGCGCGGTGGGGGACAGGGCagccggcgacgacgacgatgctcCCGCGGCGTCCGAAGACCCCGCGCTCGCCCTCCGTGAGGCCGAGGTGCTACCCTCGGCCGAGGCCATCTCTGCGTTCCCCGCCGCCAAGCGTCGCGTGGTTAACCGGCCGCATCCGTCCGTCCTCGCGCTGCTCAAGGCCGAGCGATCCGCTTCTTCCGGCGATGTCCCGACCGTGGCACCGCCGACGCTAGAGAACATCTCGCACGGGCAGCTGCAGGTGCTGTCCGGGGTGCTTCCGGACCACCCGTCCCTTGGTACAGACCCGACAAGCCGTCCTTGTATGTGTGCACGCCGCCTCCCCTCATTGAGGGGCATGGGGTGCCCAAGCAGTTCCAGGGTCGCCTCCATGTGGTGCCCAAGCACTCAGGTTTGTTCTCTACGTAAACACGGATCACTGAGCTGTGCTGGAAAAATGCGCTAATTTAAGTAAACTATGCATTTTGCTTTGTAATTTGTAGATTGGTTCTCCCCGGGGACAGTTCAtacactaccggagacggcttctttgtcgagtgtcccagactttgccgagtgctttttatgggtgctcggcaaagaggctcatgTCTTCCCATTCCGCCCAGTGATAGAATAAAAAAGACAAACCTTGTTTTTCCAAAAATccctaaaaaaagaagaaagtatCCCTCTTTCTATAAGATTTAATGAAAATTAATAAATCTTTTAATATAATTGCTATGCTTAGTGTGTGACTCGTTAGTTTTTTCTTTAgggtcaaaaataaaaaaaattgtctgAACCctactaaaaatagaaaaaaaacgaGTGTCATaaagaaagcactcggcaaacaaatgacactcggcaaagaggtggtttgccgagtgccgagcactcagcaaacaataacactcggcaaagaccaggtttgccgagtgtccggcaaAGGACCACCGCCGTTAACGGTCGAcagccgccgttaaccctttgccgagtgtcttctgctgacactcggcaaagtgatgatttgccgagtgttattttttgacactcggcaaaccatattttttttacttttgacctcctaaactttttctgcagtcctcatacaatacctggtactacatgttccaatgtggcacatttctcagacttttttctatatttctttaatttatttcatttaattgaattttcttggataattcaaattataactgctagttattcgaataatgaaaaaaatgaatggaaaaatgatattcatgttatttagtataatgtgagaccaccaatttcgaacatcttgttcacgaaacatgaccacgaactcgcggtcgagttgtttttaaattctataaaaagcaaacaaagtccgaaaatcataaaacttgtcaagatgtcatgatatcatatgtggaggttgtgataaaaatttgaggaggtTTTGCGCAATTTGAAGAGACCGCGCCAGCGCCGTTgctgccgcccgcgctcgcgcctgCCCGCGCCAGCCCTGcccccgcccgcgccgccgccgccacccgcgccgcccgccggaggaggagaaagagaggaggaggaggagaggaggagaggaggaaggaggaagagaaggaggaggaagaaggaggccgcCGAAGCAACGGCGCCTTCGCCCTCGCGCGCTCCTGCAGTGGCGCCACAGCAACGCCGTTGGGGCACGGCGTGGCCCCGCAGCAGCGGCGACCCGCATCCAGCCATCTCGGTCGTGGCAGCGCAGTCCTGCAGTAGCTGCACTCCCTCGCAGCTCTCTCCGAGCTGAATGGTCACCTTGCTCGTCATGCTCTGCTTCGCCATTCTGCAGTGGTGAGCCCCTATGCCGTCTCCgcctgatggatgtggatgcATATATAGATTAAGATGTCTTGGTTAGGTTTTGTAATttagggatctagggttagggttactgtACATTCCTATGCATGTTTGTCTCCTAGAAATAAAGGATAAAAATTAGGGACTTTGATTTCCCTTGTGTATTGAACAATGTATAACTTCCCAAAGGTCACTAAACTAACTCATACATTCTTGCTTATATGTGTTGGGGAAATATTAGACACTACCTCACTCTTTTCAAGATTTCAGTAACATTTGTTACAGTGCTAGGTGTTCCTTCGTGTACATATATTAGTAATGGGATACATATCCTGAATTTGTAATCCCTGATCCTTGCTTATCCTGATTACAGTTGCTAggtgttccttacataatcttgtgcatgtcggccatcgtgccgttggttttcttgcaggttttggaaacctcaccgtgcagggaaggtgctgccgaaattttttattgacagttttatgtttcttttttttgtagagaagagcccgtcgaagcggagccggagtacctcaGCGACCTCGATCGCCTTCCTCAcacgttttgtttattttgcatctctttctaagtacttcttgtttatctgtgcatattagtttactctttttaattgcaggtgattcaacaaagatggtgggcggtagGATTAGGAAGCTAACGTCCTTGTATCGAAGGACAACGACCGCTGCAccgggggagagtaggaggaggagcagccacaGGAGGGAGCAGTCATCCTGCCGCCTCGTCTTGTGAGGAGGGggggaggagcaggtgccctaggAGGACACCGAGGAGTCACAGGAGGACGcgcaggaggacgaggaggaggaggcaacagcatggggttccgcttcctctagttcgtcgagcgtctacttgtgaggtcccgcgagcctccctcagcgaccgatacctcatgagagacgcccgctgattcgacccgagggggaaaagtaagtaactttagatgttatcactactttataagatatgttgaaaatcaaaatagaaactaatattttttcttaatcacttgggcagcaactggacgattgtggtgagtggaggtgctcacacatgccaagtcaatggcatcctcggtcttctatgcaaggagcacttccctagccttgttgagtacgccggagtgacagggttggcctactcgtttgaccactacgccgccgcccCCGATGCTGTAGATCGGGCccgcagggtattcaacaacaaggcggagcgggtgaagcaagagttgtgggtaagtcttcctcgcactacattgctcaatacatcgcattcattagacattcttgaaataatgaatggatacatcgtgtttgtatgtaggatttctttagatgctaggacggacatgaggccagggcagatgcggtggctaccaaatgctgcaaaaaactcatcgtggacatgcattacgaggcgcgcatccagaccatcgtaacttaccacgggaccatccttggaacgaaggtcaccaaaagggatgcAAGAACCATGACGCTAACCCTGGGACTAGTACcggtaaatacagaacattaatactgattccttttgagattaagtaggcttaatttcatcttctgatatgtcatgtacttgatggttGGTGCCTCCATAAATTATGGCATGGCTTCAGGGCCCTATAAAGCAAACAGACCCTTAGTTACAAATATTATTAAGTGTCCAATTTTGATGCGAGACTATCTGCTTTTGCTGTGCAGTATAACTCTGTGAACTCCATTGGGTTTGTACCCATCTGAATGTATTATTGTGATTCCTCTGTTTTTATTTTGTGCGACAAACGTTAGCAATAACAAGTATGTTTTAACAGCACTGGCTAATCAAATTTGGAAACGGGTTTCAAATCACACCTGCATTTTGTCGGGGTCATGATACCCCAGgtatctcaaggcaccgattagttggcATGCCAGGGTACGCCAGCCAGTACAAGCCCAAACCATCGAGGCCCAAATATACTGCAAAGGTAAGGCCGAACGCCAGCACCGAGGCCTACCATGACCTCTCCCTCCGCCTTAGCCACGCAACAAGGCAATAGCCATCGACCTCTCCGTCTTTACCTCTGGGAGTCATGAGAAGGGATCGAGTCCCACCAAGCGTGCCCACTCTGACAAGAGCAGGCGTGCCGCACTAATCTCACAAAAACCAAGGAGATAACggtcacctcggtccggtcagacgccatccctacCATGACGCGGAGAAAAGACAACACCGCCCAGTGGTAATGGCCAGTACGGTGATCCATCGTCCACGTATGGCTCAACGGGACACATGAATGTATCCACCCATCACGGGATGGGAACCACAACGGAGAAGGCCATGACCTCAACGCAAGGGATCATGGCCGCCATCTTTACAAAGCAGCAAGGTGAACGATAGCCTAGGAGTGGCTACCAACTCCGGTACGACGACCTCGGGAGATCAGAAGATAATAACGAAGACCACGTTGCACAGGACTGCTAGCGAAACACCATCGTGCCAACAGTGCTGCCATGGACAAGACTATAGGCCACGCCACACCATGCCGCGAtatgggcacaagaccatgacgacagccATGCCCGAACGTGTGCCTCAAGACAGCgttacttgcaagccaagttagctaggacctcctcTGTGTGTgccctggccccaaactctatataagggcagccagggcacccttccAAGGTATCTACAGACAATCCTCTACAATCTACACATTCACTCCTCATTCTCCATAGTCGGACTTCTAAAGCTTCCCGTTAGGCAGTTCATCCATAGGCTCTAGTCTCCTACCTCTTTCACTATTCTTGCACCTccactccccccccccccattgtaagaacttcagagcattcaagcgaggaacgtgtactcgatcatctctaagactggacgtagggctccagcctgaaccagtataactcCTCGTGTCATTTGGATGCTACcgttgtcttcctagagcagcgagacgatcgtataagtttactagcttgtttacaaaacaccgacatatTTATTACTATATGGGATGCACCAATTAATTTCAAAAAGAAATGAGGGGGGGAAAGGAGATGAAAGTGCATTTTCCccgttgtgggttttggtgtattaatgacatccaaattagtgACTAATGAGCATCTATGAGATATACATTGCAGCTTTTGTCCCTTGAAAGATTTAAAGAGATGTTTTGGTTGAAAAGGTGTCCATCAATTCTTGAAGTAAAGCTCTTATGTCCTGCATTTGGAATCTTATAGCCTTAACACTATCAACACGACTCTCCCAACGAGTAGACGACAATGCCTTGAGAGTCAAACCTGATATGTTATCTTTCAAAATTTGCCATCTCTTAGTGGACTTAGCAAATATTGTATAGATACGCTGGATTAAAAAAACTCGGGCTACGAGGGGGCAGACACCCCCGAGCTATTTTGCTTAAGGTAGAGGACTCTCGTCTCGGCCTGAGAAAACCCCCAAACCTCATATCCCACCCGCACACAGGGGCCCGTTACCCGGTGAGTGGGCTGGTCCATTTACCTGTGCTTTGGGAACGTGGAAtaggcgaggggattttttttaaacCTCTGACCCCGAGATCGCCCCCGTGGGGGTTCGAACCCAGATCGGCATGGTGGGAGCCAGACATCCTCTCCAACTGGACTAGGAGTCGTTCCCgatgaaaacggatcagatacggacggatatcaccgatattacatttgttttcatatttctgtccggattcggattcgaatacggatagtgtcaactatgtcggataggatacgattggatatcgacatcataaatatgcgatttgagtattcggatatggatacggtatcggatgttggatatccagactcggatacggacagatctcaacccctctaaatggattcggtttcgaatacggtcgaaaatattcgtaccgttttcatccctacctataGATACGCTGAATTATTCCAAAAAAATCTTTTGCTTTACCACAACTTTTTGACATATCACATAGTGTCAAATTAAGACTCTGACAACCACAAGCAGAATAAAAGGCCCTAGGATTGATATCCAAAAGTTTCTTTTGCACCCTGTTTTCCCCTTTCATAATTGATCCATTATCATATCCTTGTCCTCTCACATTGTCAATATCAAGGTCAAGATCCTTCGGTTCATTCTGTAAAACATCAAACAATCCTTACCCCGTTGTATCATTTATGTCATAAAAACCTAAATGATTCCTCAACGCAGACAGAATCTGAAGAAGTATCAACATATCTAATGATCAAAGACATTTGTTTTTGGTGGCTTATATCTAGGAGTACAATCAAGTATAACTGAGAAATACTTTGCTTCCTTTACTTTTCTAATTATGAAATACTTTGCTTCCTTTACTTTTCTAATTATCTCATACCTGATTGCAGCAGCAAGCAGATTGAACTCATTCTGGATGCCGTGACCAAGGAAATGTACATGAGTTTCATCATTTGTTATCCGTTTAACATGCTCCTGGATGACCGGATCAAATTTAGCCATCATTTCAACCATACCTAAGAAATTCCCTATTGCTATCTTGGTATAGCTTGTTATTAGTGCCACGAAATGCTAAGTTATGTTTTGCGAGGAATTTTACAATCAAGATGATTCTGAACAGAACCTCCCTCCAATGATCCTTTTCTTTCTCAAGTTCTCTCAGAGCAACTTTATCAATAGTTTGATTTTTATTAAATCTGAGACGCACTGGTTCaagccttttttttctttttgcatttTTTCATGACGGGTTTTTCTTTTTGCGTTTTTCATGACGGGAATCATATTTTCTAATTCTACAAGACATGATATAAAATAGAGTACCCTATTTCACGAATAAAAATCCAACAAAAAAAAAGACAACATGTGACGGATGTTACTGATCCTATACTTTTATAAAGAAAAATACCAATAGCAATTTATTTGGCCATGTAAAGTGTCCACATCAGTATCTACTAGAACATCCCACTAGCACATGTAACTATCACTCCATGCAAAAATGCCCACTTCAGCATCCACTAACATATCCAACTAACACATGCTATTATATCTTCATTCAAGTTATTGGCAAACCACATTATTTACTAACATATATTAAGTTGTGCACATCAAATACTAAAAATAATGATATTTATTCATTCATATATTAGTAAATATAAGTAGTATAATTTTACCGACGATTCCCGCATCAACGCGCGCAGCGTTCTTCTAGTTAACTAAGAAAGTAAAGGGCATGTACCTGGGATGCTGATCGCCTGCTGGATTTTTGAATCGCAGTCTGCATTCGCGAGAAGAAcaggcggcggcggtgcggctTCTTGCTTCGATCCCACACTCCCGGCCCTTGTTTAGATCGAAGAAAATTTCAACCTCgataaatagtagcactttcgtcttatttggtaaatattgtccaatcgtggaccaactaagctcaaaagattcatctcgtgatttccaactaaactgtgtaattagttatttttttttacctacatttaatactccatgcaagcgtccaaaaattgatgtgatggagagagagtgaaaaaacttagaacttggaagggaactaaacaaggccccggTCAAAATGCGACGCAAAACTCACGTAAAGCTACCAGGCCGGCGGGCTGCAGCAGGAAAACACGAAAACCAAAAGGCCCATACTAGCCTCTGGAAGCCCAGTCGAAGGGGGGCCTAGTGCTGTCGCCTCACTTGCACTGGGCCAAATATGGGCCCGAGACTATAGGCCCTTTTTCCCAATCAATATAATAATTCCATGATGCCTCGAACTGCGGACTAAGATCAATTCCCAGGCTAGGAGGGCATGCATGTTTTTACCCTGAGGCCTTGTTCAGTTACTTACGATTCCACCAGGAATCAATCCAGATGATTAAAACTTATATAAACTATCAAAGCAAACCGGCTAGGAATGGTTTCAGGCCAGAGTTCCCCTTCAACCGAACGGGCCCCGAAGAAGCCCTTGCCCTTGTTGTCCACGCCGGCAGCGCCCTCCACTGCGCTACGGTCGCACATGTTGCCCGCCCTGAGTCCCGTTTTCTCCGTTCCCTCTCGCTGCCCTGAGCCCTGATCCCCTCGAGGCGGTCACTGCTTCTTGCGACCGGAGCGACGAAAGAGCAATCTGACAGCACCACGGCTCGATCCTCGGTGGAGGTCGACGGCAACGGCACGGCCGAGCCAGTAGTACGGCCGGAAGGATGGAGTACTTTAATAAGGGCAAAACAGCACAGTGAGTGATTGCCTCTGTGGACTCACGGGAGGGAATCGCGAATGACGTTGCCGCCTTCGTCATCGAGCTCGTACGGCATTCAGTGTCGTCGGGGTCATCaagcccctcgccggcgcgcactGCAGGCAGCGCCTCCGTGCTGGGCCGCAAGCGATCATTGAACTTGGGCCATGTGCCATCTGAGTCACAGCCCAAAGCGCATGACACAAGGACCATGCCATGCCTAAGATTGATCCGGTCCGAATTTTGGGTTGTGTTTGGCCGGCACAGCATGAAAAATGACATATGAGTACATCTACAACACTAAATATAATTTTTATATTACTTATCTAATTTTTGAATGGATTATGAAAATCATTTTCGTGAATATGGTACATAATAGATGTGGTTTTTATGTCATGACCGTAGGGGCGAAGCCAGACAAAAGTGGCACCGGATTCAGTCCTATTCACTTTGGGGTCTTTGCCTTTCAAGAACAATGCAGAACAATTATGTTTATTGAATTTTCAAAAATCCATTGGGGTCAGCGGACCCCAACAAGAAAGCATAGCTTCGCCCATTGACCAGACAAAGAAAACTAACAAAAATATTTTGAGGATCGTGTCTGAGCGGGCACGACACGAAGATGAGCTCGCGTGCTATGGTCCGTGCTTCGACCGCGGCACACCCAACGTACCTTGCATGCCTAGAGGCCACATCCAAAGCGACATGAAGCACGAGAGGGCCGTCACGTGCTCGCTTTGAAGCACGATAGGGTCGTGCTGTGCTACAAGTCCCACCTCTACTCGTGCCACATGAGCATTCTTGTTATATGGATATAATTCGATCTGTCCTTTATTGAACTAGATGATACTTCACGTGTTGCTGCAAAAATTGTATCGCGTTGACTCAAGAATGAAATAATAAAATTATGTAAGAAAATATATTGTTTTTATGAGGTTTTTATTAGTCTTTTCCATCTAGCAAGTGTTGTGCATTAGTCTTTTCCATGCAGCAAGTGCAATGAATTAGTACATGGCGGTATACCTATTTAATGTTTACCACGTAGAACTAATTGTTGATGTGACTTATTAGGAataaaagaggagaaagaaaaaaacaatgtGCTATATATTGATTTTGGACTTTTCGTAGGACACCGTAATGTTGTGTGATATTACACTTGAGAGGTTATAACAGTGTCATACAAGCACTGAAAAGTTTATTTGATCCCAACTGTATCTGTGTCATACCATGTATGCTACGTGACAGTCTTGGATTTTGGAGTACGACATCATCTATTAGGACTAGCCTGAGCTACAGAGGGCGCCAAGAACCGTCTCCAGTCTTATGACCTCAATGAGTTTTTGGAAAGAAAGTATTTTCTGAGCTGCCAAGTTTAAGGACCTATTTGGTTTTGGGTAAATAAACTTTAGCACCCCACTTTACTCCCTTTTAGACACTTTTTAGCCAAACAACGTGATTAAAAACTGACTAAATGGGTTTAGTCATCTAGTTCCTAAGGTGGTGACTAAAAGGGACTAAAAGCCCATTTTGATAGAGGCTGCCCTTCATTATTGCCCTCTGCCCACCCCATGGCATATATTAGGGGCATTTAATAGGGGTGTTGTGGTCTTTTGTCAACAGCTTTAGTCTCTTTTAGTACATAAACTAAACATcctaggactaaagtttagcctcAGAAAACAAAATCCATTTTCGTTTCTCCCGGGCTCGGTTGTCACCATGCTCGTTTGGGCCATTTCAACCCACGCCGGTTGGCTCTAGTGAGCTCACGCGGCGTTGTGGTTGAAGCAAGTCATCGCCTCCGTGGTTGGGGCCTTCTTCGAGCGGGTggcttcttcttccccttctccgAGCTGTTGGTGACTAGAGCACTTGGTGCTCTTCGACGCTAGACCTGCTTCCCCGTCAGGCTGTCACCAGCTTTCGCCTCTTCACTGCCTCCCCGTCCCCCCTTcagctaaggccttgtttggatatatatgtatctacctcaatccacttcaacacatgtagaTTGAGGCAAATACATggacatccaaacaagccctaaaggAAGGTGAAACAAACCTGCATCCCTCCAGAAACTGCGTTTGGCCTCTAATGTGTagacatgttttagtaaaatTTGTAAACTCTGTTAGGTGTTAAACATCTTTGTTCTTCTTCTGTATCTGCATGCACTTATGCTTGAATGAATACTGTTTTGGTGGGAATACACCTGCCAGATCAATGCATGAGCCA
This sequence is a window from Miscanthus floridulus cultivar M001 chromosome 10, ASM1932011v1, whole genome shotgun sequence. Protein-coding genes within it:
- the LOC136487891 gene encoding SWI/SNF complex subunit SWI3C homolog; translation: MPRKASSTSDSRLKWRKRKRNADASPSKPSTSAAAAVADHSSDSDSADEDAAVHGAVGDRAAGDDDDAPAASEDPALALREAEVLPSAEAISAFPAAKRRVVNRPHPSVLALLKAERSASSGDVPTVAPPTLENISHGQLQVLSGVLPDHPSLETAPAPLLPPALAPARASPAPARAAAATRAARRRRRKRGGGGEEERRKEEEKEEEEGGRRSNGAFALARSCSGATATPLGHGVAPQQRRPASSHLGRGSAVLQ